One window from the genome of Abyssisolibacter fermentans encodes:
- a CDS encoding DUF3899 domain-containing protein, giving the protein MKILTAITSIFTVIYLLLSKNSSLLFRFSNAFFILGLIYLCIALIVYVRNVGFFKSISYNRYRRKQKKLIKEGIIDKDSKIMDLGEFSIKKYEEKWESSIFYKFSIPLLFVSLILALIAKK; this is encoded by the coding sequence ATGAAAATACTAACTGCTATAACATCTATATTTACAGTAATCTACTTGCTATTAAGCAAAAACTCTTCACTGTTATTCAGGTTTTCAAATGCTTTTTTTATTTTGGGACTCATATACTTATGTATTGCTCTAATAGTTTATGTACGAAACGTAGGATTTTTCAAATCAATAAGTTATAACAGGTACCGTAGAAAGCAGAAAAAATTAATTAAAGAAGGAATTATTGACAAAGATTCAAAAATTATGGACCTTGGTGAATTCAGCATAAAAAAATATGAAGAGAAGTGGGAAAGCAGCATATTTTATAAATTTTCAATACCACTACTATTTGTTTCTTTGATTTTGGCTTTAATCGCTAAAAAGTAG
- a CDS encoding ATP-binding cassette domain-containing protein, with translation MPKGIETPIGKISEGSIDLSGGQWQRVAIVRTLVSNAPIHILDEPNAALDPISESNIYKLVGKVSKGKSTILITHRLGAARTADEILVVDGGVIAEQGTHEELINKNGIYKEMFDAQRSWY, from the coding sequence ATGCCTAAAGGTATAGAAACACCTATTGGGAAAATTTCAGAAGGTAGTATAGACCTATCAGGAGGTCAATGGCAGAGAGTTGCCATTGTAAGAACACTGGTAAGCAATGCACCAATACATATTCTTGATGAGCCAAATGCTGCACTTGATCCTATCAGCGAGAGTAATATATATAAACTGGTTGGAAAGGTAAGTAAGGGAAAATCAACGATTCTTATTACCCATAGGTTAGGAGCTGCAAGGACTGCTGATGAAATATTAGTAGTAGACGGAGGCGTTATTGCCGAGCAAGGCACACACGAAGAACTGATAAATAAAAATGGTATTTATAAAGAGATGTTTGATGCCCAAAGGAGTTGGTATTAA
- a CDS encoding ABC transporter permease, whose amino-acid sequence MSTSKEIIIDKKDFEFVQLEEEIKDQEFEGEAIGFFKDAMIRFRRNKGSIVAFAIIVLIVFMAIAGPSMNSYTYKEQNVKLTFMPPRIPGLEKIGICDGTKMMNVQKANLETRYKGAVEDIDGYYEERGVTMAKAKINMYKFKKAEDKYFWFGTDYLGRDQWTRLWRGSRISLIIALLAVGINLCIGVTYGSISAYYGGWVDMIMQRIVEILVSIPQLVIIILFLMLVGPGILPLAVSMVITGWIGMNYLIRGQFYKYKGQEYVLASRTMGAMDRTLIFRHILPNAIGPLITRATLAIPGAIFGEAFLAYLGLGLEAPNPSIGVLLSEGQKELLTYPHLILFPAIVISVLMISFNLFGNGLRDAFDPTLRGHE is encoded by the coding sequence ATGAGTACATCAAAAGAGATTATTATAGATAAAAAAGATTTTGAATTTGTACAGTTGGAAGAAGAAATTAAAGATCAAGAATTTGAAGGAGAAGCGATTGGATTTTTTAAAGATGCAATGATACGTTTTAGGAGAAATAAAGGCTCAATTGTAGCTTTTGCAATAATCGTATTAATCGTATTTATGGCTATTGCAGGTCCTTCAATGAATTCATATACTTATAAAGAACAAAATGTAAAATTGACTTTTATGCCACCTAGAATACCTGGTCTTGAGAAAATTGGTATATGTGATGGAACAAAGATGATGAATGTACAAAAAGCAAATTTAGAGACCAGATATAAAGGTGCAGTAGAAGACATAGACGGGTATTATGAAGAACGTGGTGTAACAATGGCCAAAGCTAAGATTAATATGTATAAATTTAAGAAAGCTGAGGACAAATATTTTTGGTTCGGAACAGATTATTTGGGACGTGATCAATGGACTCGTTTATGGAGAGGTTCAAGAATATCTTTAATTATAGCTTTACTGGCTGTTGGAATTAATCTATGTATTGGTGTTACATATGGTTCTATTTCTGCATATTATGGCGGTTGGGTAGATATGATTATGCAGAGAATTGTTGAAATACTTGTTTCTATACCACAATTGGTTATAATTATCCTTTTCCTTATGCTTGTTGGACCAGGAATATTGCCTTTAGCAGTTTCGATGGTTATAACAGGTTGGATAGGCATGAACTATTTGATAAGAGGTCAGTTTTATAAATATAAGGGACAGGAATATGTTTTGGCTTCAAGGACAATGGGAGCTATGGATAGAACACTTATATTCAGACACATATTACCAAATGCTATAGGACCTCTTATTACAAGAGCTACACTAGCTATACCGGGAGCTATCTTTGGAGAAGCATTTTTAGCATATTTAGGATTAGGACTTGAAGCGCCTAACCCATCAATTGGGGTTTTATTATCAGAAGGACAAAAAGAGTTATTAACATATCCTCATTTGATTTTATTCCCAGCTATTGTTATTTCTGTTTTGATGATTTCATTTAACTTATTTGGTAATGGTTTAAGAGATGCTTTTGATCCAACATTAAGAGGACATGAATAA
- a CDS encoding peptide ABC transporter substrate-binding protein, which translates to MKKFKKVLVLILAMAMVMTLFVGCNNNENTEPASNNEPNGENQSDNSDNNDNNVAQGPKVLRLAESKTATFNPHTYKTGAERRSMGYMFGTMVRLIMNEAGDGYELFPNHAKELPTMSEDGKTWTFKLREGLKFDDGTPINAETYEYTYKMLLDPKLVNDRATIFYDSVPVVNAKNYWSGEAKWEDVGIKVIDKQTLQFSLENPVPEIDFINVFTEPASSPVHKELYEANMNEDRTETKYGTSIDRMPKSSCGPYIMEEWIRDMSKTYNKNPNSPLADIYVPDRVEERVVENDETKLQLFESGEIDTVNLLGAKYDKYADDPRVKFAPAITSMLLILNKDSKDNPALADMDFRQALFYGMNRDSIAVDIYRTGKPANYILTSAYIADFETGQAYRKTKQGMSVAGNHGSYDPELAKKHFEKAYKANNNKKIVFEMNYFDSNENCKKISEFLEENYENLFGKDKIDVVLAAIPWQVQYENMEKGNFQSGYAFLSDDAFSPWSFMRMFTSNEPGKIDSFKNPEYDDLCTRSLTGNLIFDKEKRIQALADMENMVIDDFSLLPLVEINIPVMYSDRIQINTKDGMYIPGLSYAILQADIVDEQK; encoded by the coding sequence ATGAAAAAATTTAAAAAAGTGCTAGTTCTTATACTAGCCATGGCAATGGTTATGACTCTTTTTGTAGGCTGTAATAATAATGAAAATACTGAGCCTGCAAGCAACAATGAACCAAATGGTGAAAATCAAAGCGACAATAGCGACAATAACGACAATAATGTTGCTCAAGGACCAAAAGTTTTAAGACTTGCAGAGTCTAAAACTGCTACTTTTAATCCACACACATATAAAACTGGAGCTGAAAGACGTTCTATGGGTTATATGTTTGGAACTATGGTAAGACTTATAATGAATGAAGCAGGAGATGGGTATGAACTTTTCCCAAATCATGCTAAAGAATTACCTACAATGAGTGAAGATGGTAAGACATGGACATTCAAGTTAAGAGAAGGGTTAAAGTTTGATGATGGAACTCCAATTAATGCTGAAACATATGAATATACTTACAAAATGCTTTTAGATCCAAAATTAGTTAATGACAGAGCTACTATATTTTATGATTCTGTACCTGTTGTAAACGCTAAAAATTATTGGTCAGGCGAAGCTAAATGGGAAGATGTTGGAATCAAAGTGATTGACAAACAAACATTGCAATTTTCTTTAGAAAATCCTGTACCTGAAATTGATTTTATTAATGTATTTACAGAGCCAGCTAGTTCTCCGGTACATAAAGAACTATATGAAGCTAATATGAACGAGGATAGAACAGAGACTAAATACGGTACAAGCATTGATAGAATGCCTAAATCTTCATGTGGACCTTATATAATGGAAGAATGGATTAGAGATATGAGTAAAACATATAACAAAAATCCTAATTCTCCATTAGCTGATATCTATGTACCAGATAGAGTTGAAGAAAGAGTTGTTGAAAATGACGAAACTAAATTACAATTATTTGAGAGTGGAGAAATAGATACAGTTAATTTACTTGGTGCAAAATATGATAAATATGCAGATGATCCAAGAGTAAAATTTGCTCCTGCAATAACATCAATGCTTTTAATATTAAACAAAGATAGCAAAGATAATCCAGCTTTAGCAGATATGGATTTTAGACAAGCATTATTCTATGGTATGAATAGAGACTCTATTGCAGTAGATATATATAGAACTGGAAAACCTGCAAACTATATACTTACTAGTGCGTATATAGCTGACTTTGAAACAGGACAAGCATATCGTAAGACAAAACAAGGTATGTCTGTTGCAGGAAATCATGGATCATATGATCCAGAGTTAGCTAAGAAGCATTTTGAAAAAGCTTATAAAGCTAACAATAACAAAAAAATTGTATTTGAAATGAACTACTTTGATAGCAATGAAAACTGTAAGAAAATATCAGAGTTCTTAGAAGAAAATTATGAAAACTTATTTGGAAAAGATAAAATTGATGTTGTATTAGCTGCTATACCATGGCAAGTTCAGTATGAAAACATGGAAAAAGGTAATTTCCAATCAGGATATGCTTTCTTATCAGACGATGCTTTTAGTCCATGGAGTTTTATGAGAATGTTCACATCTAATGAACCAGGAAAGATTGATTCATTCAAAAATCCTGAATATGATGATTTATGTACACGTTCACTTACAGGAAATTTGATATTTGATAAAGAAAAAAGAATACAAGCTTTAGCAGATATGGAAAATATGGTAATAGATGATTTCTCATTATTACCTCTAGTAGAGATTAACATACCAGTAATGTATTCAGATAGAATACAAATAAATACAAAAGATGGTATGTATATTCCAGGTCTTTCATATGCAATATTGCAAGCAGATATTGTAGATGAACAAAAATAA
- a CDS encoding ATP-binding cassette domain-containing protein: MKRDITVGAFAVVFASVDSMFNNMEDVICYLIGYYSENFGKVQNYLRFLELPERARDKKVQKIACHGDILLEDVSFSYPLADKKTEENFNIKISKGETIAVVDENGSGKSTLTRLLTGLYLPYEGRVLHNNRSTKEFTPRALFAGISGVFQKSQKYQLSLSDNITISEMEAKSKTNEDIKITVTEADIEMNNKVFPHGYHTMLSREFDGIDLSVGQWQRVAIARGFYRDRTHNTR; encoded by the coding sequence ATGAAGAGGGATATTACAGTAGGCGCTTTTGCAGTAGTTTTTGCTTCTGTTGACAGTATGTTTAATAATATGGAAGATGTTATATGCTATCTTATTGGATATTATTCAGAAAATTTTGGAAAAGTTCAAAACTATTTAAGATTTTTAGAACTTCCTGAAAGAGCACGAGATAAAAAAGTACAGAAAATAGCATGTCACGGAGATATTCTTTTAGAAGACGTAAGTTTTTCTTATCCTCTTGCTGATAAAAAAACGGAGGAAAATTTCAATATTAAAATTAGCAAAGGAGAAACAATTGCTGTAGTAGATGAAAACGGCTCTGGTAAATCCACATTGACTCGTTTACTTACGGGCTTGTATCTTCCTTATGAAGGGAGAGTATTACATAATAATAGATCTACAAAGGAGTTTACACCAAGAGCCTTATTTGCAGGAATATCAGGAGTTTTTCAGAAATCCCAAAAGTATCAACTTTCTTTGTCGGATAATATTACTATTAGTGAAATGGAAGCTAAGTCAAAGACGAATGAAGATATTAAAATTACTGTTACAGAGGCTGATATCGAAATGAATAACAAGGTCTTTCCACATGGGTATCATACTATGCTCTCAAGAGAGTTTGATGGTATAGATTTGTCTGTTGGACAATGGCAGAGAGTCGCAATTGCTAGAGGTTTTTATAGAGACAGAACTCATAATACTAGATGA
- a CDS encoding ABC transporter permease: MFRYTIQRLIAMAITLFIIISISFFVIRLMPGSFIDNHRLPEDVKTALEDKYHLNDPLVVQYGYFMKDFSRFDFGLSMKVHPKTPVNEVLANKIPITMQLNIFSLILTIPVGMILGIIAALKKNKIQDHAVSVMVVLFISVPGFVFASLLQYFMAFKWDLLPLMVEANKYLTWTKFVSMILPILALSFGGIATIARYVRSELCEALNSDYMLLAKAKGLTQVQATVRHAMRNSFIPLANIIIPMFTGLLFGSLVIERIFGVPGMGNVMIDAINAKDHTLTIGVLFWFSLISLVTVLIVDLSYGLIDPRIRIGGRK, from the coding sequence ATGTTTAGATATACTATACAAAGATTAATAGCAATGGCAATAACATTGTTTATAATCATTAGTATTTCTTTTTTCGTAATTCGTTTAATGCCCGGAAGTTTTATAGACAACCATAGGTTGCCTGAAGATGTAAAGACTGCACTAGAGGATAAATATCACTTGAATGATCCATTAGTAGTACAGTACGGATATTTTATGAAAGATTTTTCGAGATTTGATTTTGGACTTTCAATGAAAGTACATCCGAAGACACCAGTAAATGAAGTATTAGCTAACAAGATTCCAATAACAATGCAGCTTAATATATTCTCGCTGATATTAACTATACCTGTTGGTATGATATTGGGAATAATAGCAGCTCTTAAGAAGAATAAGATTCAAGATCATGCGGTATCAGTTATGGTTGTTCTATTTATATCAGTGCCAGGATTTGTTTTTGCTTCATTACTCCAGTATTTCATGGCCTTTAAATGGGATTTATTACCTCTGATGGTAGAGGCTAATAAATATTTAACATGGACGAAATTTGTTTCAATGATTCTTCCTATTCTAGCATTATCATTTGGAGGGATAGCAACAATAGCAAGGTACGTGAGATCTGAGTTATGTGAAGCTTTAAATTCTGATTATATGCTACTTGCAAAGGCTAAAGGACTTACTCAAGTACAGGCAACTGTAAGACATGCCATGCGTAATTCTTTTATTCCACTTGCAAATATCATTATTCCAATGTTTACAGGTCTTTTATTTGGATCGTTAGTAATAGAGAGAATATTTGGTGTACCTGGAATGGGTAATGTAATGATAGATGCAATTAATGCAAAAGATCATACACTTACTATAGGAGTTTTATTTTGGTTTTCTTTGATTTCTTTGGTAACAGTTTTAATAGTTGATCTTTCGTATGGATTAATAGACCCTCGAATTCGTATTGGAGGTAGAAAGTAA